From Anopheles funestus chromosome 3RL, idAnoFuneDA-416_04, whole genome shotgun sequence, a single genomic window includes:
- the LOC125768032 gene encoding teneurin-m isoform X6: MVTCIRDAVFGCLLDGVPPSAPPDVPPRNPTMNRMNGRVTGNPTELGVDFEPSCLVRTPSGNVYIPSGNLAINNKGSPIDYKTGSACSTPTKDTLKSYDRNCMGPVLPPRSTMCGPPAHHYSAPLNFRKGFTFTKCTWKCTAILVILLSVILVITLLLTASNVLSISYPTTNPCTVLVDEKAEISAAKSTIADANRAGIPGGGGDGLGIDQSLSQSASGRPKPIAADESSPSSSAASGTGSAGSSSLSAASTAATGKAASGATGTGTVTDKRIVASPPSVELLHAVADSTGTTRVKVGDGSSSDGSSGVMVVVKRSRRQATGDSNTGTDTGSADRNDGPTDGRFDDNDLLHASVVDVVASTTTPPSIRLDGNAYSAYKQDTDEDEPAPEQSDQGKDELLPFAQPLTNLLAATVGSAGGETAVNNGTVYNGRNDGDEPSLTDMDGSLSAEDIQAPDDEGFGSIASGQDNGIFITNDNDLPPATMTTVTSPSGPLKTSAESYPQTTLTNEVINARLTDDEDEKWSNDDPSAVHGAIYGHVPLDQSDVALVSLEDGLELGKVRDKHYYKTIEQVAIKENAPKHTSTAEEEPLEEVRIHTLPESVLPVTVQPTVPMYLIKEVNGTSSSEEGAELPRLLVNISIATDHGSGTVQHSVYVLQVSIPTPPEHMPRPAADEPKPANFEQPPPVPQCPPEPPPAPPCPIKCPTDSLFARYRVVDVQEDDSEFVELDEDAVEPSVVAVGQQDEYELSTESPEALEANDGLTQEFTTPPRLVQEQELTDGDDDDDDATSTSSIASTTSAAQCPEVTPPPILILEGARTFPARSFPPDGTTFSQITLGQRLSKEIPPYSYWNMQFYQSEPAYVKFDYSIPRGASIGVYARRNALPTHTQYHFKEVLSGFNARQTRATHPSMRREVTRYMEPGHWFLSIYNDDGDAQEIAFYAVVAEDMTQNCPNGCSGNGQCLLGHCQCNPGFGGDDCSESVCPVLCSQRGEYINGECQCNPGWKGKECSLRHDECEVPDCNGHGHCVSGKCGCVRGYKGKYCEEVDCPHPTCTGHGFCAEGTCICKKGWKGPDCATMDQDALQCLPDCSGHGTFDLDSQTCTCEPKWSGEDCSKELCDLNCGQHGRCVGETCSCDAGWGGEYCNNKLCDPRCNEHGQCKNGTCLCVTGWNGKHCTLEGCPNGCSQHGQCHVSGELMWECRCYEGWDGVDCSVPLEQNCGDNKDNDRDGLVDCEDPECCGSHSCKTSQLCVSAPKPIDVLLRKQPPAITASFFERMKFLIDEGSLQNYAKLETFNESVFWNHFNASRSAVIRGRVVTSLNMGLVGVRVSTSTPLEGFTLTRDDGWFDLMVNGGGAITLQFGRSPFRPQTRIVQVPWNEVVIIDTVVMSTSDDKSHHGPPHTCFSHDYDLMKPVVLATWKHGFQGACPDRSAILAESQVIQESLAIPGTGLNLVYHSSRAAGYLSTIKLQLTPDTIPPTLKLIYLRITIEGILFERVFEADPGIKFTYPWNRLNIYRQRVYGITTAVVKVGYQYTDCKDVVWDVQTTKLSGHDMSISEVGGWNLDIHHRYNFHEGILQKGDGSNIYLKHKPRVILTAMGDGHQRPLECGDCNGIATKQRLLAPVALAAAPDGSLYVGDFNYIRRIMIDGTVRTVVKLNATRVSYRYHMALSPLDGSLYVSDPESHQIIKVRNKDDTHDPDHNWEPVVGSGERCLPGDEAHCGDGGLARDAKLAYPKGVAISSDNILYFADGTNIRMVDRDGVISTLIGNHMHKSHWKPVPCEGTLKIEEMHLRWPTELTINPLDDTLHIIDDHMILRMTPDGRVRVIAGRPMHCATAGGSGTGTGMSTGVSGSVAAALNYDTDLAIHATLVMPQSIAFAPSGDLYVAESDSQRINRIRVIGTDGKIAPYAGAESKCNCLERGCDCYEADHYLAISAKFNTISAITVTPDGHVHIADQANYRIRSVISSLPEAGTSKEYEIYAPNAQEIYVFNRFGQHIATKNIMTGETVYSFLYNVNTSNGKLSTVTDAAGNKVFLLRDYTSQVNSIENTKGQKCRLRMTRMKMLHELNTPDNYNVTFEYHGPTGLLKTKLDSTGRSYVYNYDEFGRLTSAVTPTGKVIDLTFDLSVQGATVKVTENSQREVSMLIQGSSVVSKVGEAATKTTVLLDGGTTSVSPWGNAVSVESVPYVLLAEVDPLLGESYPVPSKQRTEINGDLSNRFEWRYFIRHVPVRGKNARTLTQVGRKLRVNGENLLTFEYEKDTSSITVSVDDKTELLNVTYDKSSRPIAYRPQSGEYADVDLEYDRFGRLISWKWGNLKEEYTFDRAGRLNEIKYGDGSSIVYAFKDTFSSLPLKVTTPRRSDYLLQYDDAGALQSLTTPRGHIHAFSLQTSLGFFKYQYYSPINRHPFEILYSDEGQILAKIHPHQSGKVAFVHDSAGRLETVLAGLSSTQYTYQESTSLVKQVEVLEPGFELRREFKYHAGVLKDEKLKFGSKSGLASAHFKYQYDGNARLSGIEMDVNGKELPIVRFKYGPAQGTLDAVSDLRITRNAFNRTVVQDTSKQFFTITDFDEHGRVKSVLINIKSFDVYRLELDYDLRNRIRTHKVMVGRSTSLDKVNYNADGHVMEVVGTNSWKYVYDENGNIIGILEQGDKTNLGYDTGDRVVQVGDVEFNSYDARGYVVRRGEQKYRYNNRGQLIHAMERDRFQTWYFYDDLGRLVACHDEKGNVTQYFYANLNAPELITHIHYPKAGRTSRLLYDDRHMLIAIETGDQRYYVATDQNGSPIALFDIGGAIVKEIRRTPFGKIVKDTNPGLFVPIDFHGGLLDPNTRLVYMEQRLYDTGVGQWMTPAWEQLATEMRHPTDVFIYRFHNNDPINRREPEGNYMNDLRSWLKLFGYDVTKMQGSRYTRDMIYRPTATIKSPQLAPDFGVMSGLQCIVEKVDEKFADFGFIPKPLLKMELKTRNLLPRVAYRRGVFGEGVLISRIDGRALVSVVDGSNSVVQDVVSSVFNNSHFLDLHFSIHDQDVFYFVKDNVMKLRDDTEELRRLGGMFNISAHEINDHGGANGKELRLHGPDAVVIIKYGVDPEQERHRILKHAHKRAVERAWELEKQLVAAGFQGRGDWTEEEKEELISHGDVDGWIGVDIHSIHKYPQLADDPGNVAFQRDSKRKRRKSGGTSSGGGGGSHKAKREHRHETIILPLPVASVAPSPSVPTSSMSSATSTSASAAPSVPSSSSSSSPTSPSSSVPSSVPAVVGTASAATVRPSVAT, translated from the exons CAATTAACAACAAAGGATCACCGATAGACTACAAAACCGGCTCCGCCTGCTCGACACCTACGAAGGACACGCTGAAAAGCTACGATCGCAACTGCATGGGTCCGGTACTGCCGCCCCGCAGCACAATGTGCGGTCCGCCGGCTCACCACTATTCGGCGCCACTTAACTTCCGCAAGGGCTTCACCTTCACCAAATGTACATGGAAGTGTACGGCTATCTTAGTGATACTATTAAGTGTTATACTCGTTAtaacattattattaacag CATCTAACGTATTAAGTATATCATATCCAACCACCAACCCCTGTACAGTTCTAGTCGATGAGAAGGCAGAAATCTCCGCAGCCAAAAGCACGATAGCGGACGCGAACCGGGCCGGCATACCGGGTGGCGGTGGCGACGGGCTCGGCATTGATCAGTCCCTATCGCAATCCGCTTCCGGTCGGCCGAAACCTATCGCGGCTGACGAATCGTCACCGTCGTCATCAGCAGCGTCCGGTACGGGTTCGGCCGGGTCATCCTCGCTGTCGGCCGCCTCAACGGCAGCCACCGGCAAGGCAGCCTCCGGTGCGACAGGAACAGGTACAGTAACAGATAAACGCATTGTTGCATCCCCACCTTCGGTAGAGTTGTTGCACGCGGTAGCTGATAGTACCGGCACTACTAGGGTAAAAGTTGGTGACGGTAGTAGTAGCGATGGTAGTAGTGGTGTGATGGTAGTTGTTAAGCGTTCCCGCCGTCAGGCAACGGGTGACAGTAACACCGGAACTGACACCGGCAGCGCTGACCGCAACGATGGGCCCACTGACGGACGGTTTGATGATAACGATTTGTTGCATGCTTCGGTGGTTGATGTTGTGGCCTCAACCACCACTCCGCCATCCATCCGGTTGGACGGTAACGCTTACAGTGCTTACAAACAAGATACTGACGAGGACGAACCGGCTCCCGAGCAGTCTGATCAAGGCAAGGATGAGTTGCTTCCTTTTGCCCAACCGTTGACTAATTTACTTGCGGCAACAGTAGGAAGTGCTGGTGGTGAAACTGCTGTCAACAATGGAACCGTTTACAATGGACGCAATGATGGTGATGAGCCTTCCCTGACTGATATGGATGGTTCACTTTCTGCTGAAGACATCCAAGCACCGGATGACGAAGGCTTCGGTAGTATCGCATCAGGGCAAGATAATGGCATTTTTATCACTAATGATAATGACTTGCCACCCGCTACCATGACCACGGTGACGTCGCCGTCTGGCCCCTTAAAGACGTCGGCCGAAAGTTATCCTCAAACGACACTCACCAACGAAGTTATCAACGCACGACTGACCGACGATGAGGATGAGAAATGGTCCAACGATGACCCGTCAGCCGTACACGGTGCGATTTATGGTCACGTACCACTGGATCAGTCGGACGTGGCATTGGTCAGTCTGGAAGATGGGTTAGAACTTGGCAAGGTGCGCGATAAGCACTACTACAAAACCATCGAGCAGGTGGCGATCAAAGAAAATGCACCCAAACATACATCCACAGCCGAAGAAGAGCCGTTGGAAGAGGTAAGAATTCATACACTGCCAGAGTCGGTACTTCCGGTCACGGTGCAGCCAACCGTTCCAATGTACCTTATCAAGGAGGTAAACGGCACGTCATCTTCGGAGGAAGGTGCGGAATTACCGCGCCTGCTGGTAAACATTTCCATCGCCACTGATCACGGTTCGGGCACGGTGCAGCATTCCGTGTACGTTCTGCAGGTGTCCATACCGACACCGCCGGAACATATGCCACGGCCCGCTGCGGATGAACCGAAACCGGCCAACTTCGAGCAACCGCCACCCGTACCTCAATGTCCACCGGAACCACCGCCGGCACCACCGTGTCCAATCAAATGTCCTACCGATTCGTTGTTCGCTCGCTATCGCGTCGTCGACGTGCAGGAGGACGATAGCGAATTCGTGGAGCTAGACGAGGATGCGGTGGAACCGTCGGTGGTGGCCGTTGGCCAACAGGATGAGTATGAACTTTCTACCGAATCACCCGAAGCACTGGAAGCCAACGATGGTTTGACGCAAGAATTCACCACACCGCCACGATTGGTGCAGGAGCAGGAACTTACTGacggtgatgatgacgatgatgatgctacTTCGACTTCTAGCATAGCGTCGACCACATCCGCAGCGCAATGTCCCGAGGTAACGCCACCGCCCATTCTCATCCTGGAAG GTGCACGAACATTCCCAGCGCGAAGCTTCCCACCGGATGGTACCACGTTCTCGCAGATCACCCTCGGCCAGCGGCTGTCGAAGGAGATCCCACCGTACAGCTACTGGAATATGCAGTTCTACCAGTCGGAACCGGCGTACGTCAAGTTCGATTACAGCATCCCCCGAGGCGCATCGATAGGTGTTTACGCGCGCCGTAACGCCCTGCCGACGCACACGCAGTATCACTTCAAAGAGGTCCTGAGCGGATTCAATGCGCGCCAGACACGTGCCACTCAT CCATCGATGCGTCGAGAGGTCACACGCTACATGGAACCAGGCCACTGGTTCCTTTCCATCTATAACGATGACGGAGATGCTCAGGAGATTGCGTTCTACGCGGTGGTCGCTGAGGATATGACCCAGAACTGTCCGAACGGATGTTCCGGTAATGGTCAGTGTCTGCTTGGACATTGCCAGTGCAATCCGGGTTTCGGTGGTGACGATTGCAGTGAGA GTGTCTGTCCAGTACTCTGCTCGCAACGAGGCGAATACATTAACGGCGAATGTCAATGCAACCCCGGCTGGAAGGGCAAAGAGTGCTCACTGCGACATGACGAGTGTGAAGTGCCGGACTGTAATGGCCATGGACACTGTGTTAGCGGCAAGTGTGGATGCGTTCGTGGCTACAAGGGCAAATACTGCGAAGAAG TTGATTGCCCCCATCCGACCTGTACCGGACATGGGTTCTGTGCTGAAGGTACCTGTATCTGCAAGAAAGGTTGGAAGGGTCCGGACTGTGCCACGATGGACCAGGACGCACTGCAATGTCTGCCGGACTGTTCCGGCCATGGTACGTTCGATCTAGATTCGCAAACCTGCACCTGCGAACCAAAGTGGAGTGGCGAGGACTGTTCGAAGGAGTTGTGCGATCTGAACTGTGGTCAGCATGGTCGTTGTGTTGGAGAAACGTGCAGCTGTGACGCTGGTTGGGGTGGCGAATATTGCAACAATAAGCTGTGCGATCCCCGCTGTAATGAGCATGGGCAGTGTAAGAACGGTACCTGTCTGTGTGTTACCGGTTGGAACGGCAAACACTGCACACTGGAAGGATGTCCGAATGG CTGTTCCCAGCATGGTCAGTGCCACGTAAGCGGTGAGTTGATGTGGGAATGCCGCTGCTACGAAGGCTGGGACGGTGTGGACTGTTCGGTACCGCTCGAACAAAACTGTGGTGACAATAAGGATAACGATCGCG ACGGTCTAGTCGATTGTGAAGATCCAGAGTGCTGTGGAAGTCACTCGTGCAAAACGAGTCAACTGTGCGTTTCCGCACCGAAACCAATCGATGTACTGCTGCGCAAGCAACCGCCCGCCATTACGGCATCGTTCTTCGAACGCATGAAGTTCCTGATCGATGAGGGCAGTCTGCAGAACTACGCCAAGCTCGAAACGTTCAACGAAAG CGTTTTTTGGAATCATTTTAATGCAAG CCGTTCGGCCGTCATTCGAGGGCGTGTCGTCACCTCGCTCAATATGGGTTTGGTAGGTGTGCGCGTCAGCACTTCGACACCGCTGGAAGGTTTCACGCTCACCCGTGATGACGGTTGGTTCGATCTGATGGTGAACGGTGGCGGTGCGATTACGCTCCAGTTCGGTCGCTCACCATTCCGACCGCAAACGCGCATCGTGCAGGTACCGTGGAATGAGGTGGTGATCATCGATACGGTCGTAATGTCTACATCGGACGACAAGTCACATCATGGGCCGCCGCATACGTGCTTTTCGCACGACTACGATCTCATGAAACCGGTCGTGCTGGCAACGTGGAAGCATGGATTCCAAGGTGCCTGCCCAGATCGGAGTGCTATCCTTGCGGAGTCCCAAGTCATCCAGGAATCGCTTGCTATCCCCGGCACTGGTCTAAACCTTGTCTACCATAGCTCCCGTGCGGCCGGGTATCTTTCGACGATTAAGTTACAGCTCACTCCGGACACGATTCCACCGACACTGAAGCTGATCTACCTGCGCATCACCATCGAAGGCATCCTGTTCGAGCGTGTGTTTGAGGCAGATCCGGGCATTAAGTTCACGTACCCGTGGAATCGGCTCAACATTTACCGTCAGCGCGTGTACGGTATCACAACGGCGGTAGTTAAGGTGGGCTATCAGTACACCGACTGCAAGGATGTTGTGTGGGATGTGCAGACGACGAAGCTGAGCGGGCATGATATGAGCATCTCGGAGGTTGGTGGCTGGAACTTGGACATACATCATCGGTACAACTTCCACGAAGGTATCCTGCAGAAGGGCGATGGTTCGAACATCTATCTGAAGCACAAGCCACGCGTTATACTTACCGCGATGGGCGATGGACATCAGCGTCCGTTGGAGTGTGGTGATTGCAACGGTATTGCCACCAAGCAACGGTTACTCGCACCGGTAGCactggcagcagcaccagatGGTAGTCTGTACGTGGGAGACTTTAACTACATCCGACGCATCATGATCGACGGTACGGTACGGACGGTGGTGAAACTGAACGCAACCAGAGTGTCCTACCGCTATCACATGGCGCTAAGCCCGCTCGATGGTTCGCTGTATGTTTCGGATCCGGAATCGCACCAGATCATCAAGGTGCGCAACAAGGACGATACGCACGATCCCGATCACAACTGGGAACCGGTGGTGGGTAGTGGCGAACGATGCCTTCCCGGTGATGAGGCACACTGCGGCGATGGTGGATTGGCCCGTGATGCTAAGCTTGCGTATCCGAAGGGTGTAGCCATCTCGTCGGACAACATCTTGTACTTTGCGGACGGCACTAACATTCGGATGGTCGATCGGGATGGTGTGATCAGCACACTGATCGGTAACCATATGCACAAGTCACACTGGAAGCCGGTACCGTGCGAGGGAACGCTCAAGATTGAGGAAATGCATCTTCGCTGGCCGACGGAACTGACCATTAATCCGCTAGACGACACGCTCCACATTATTGACGATCATATGATACTGCGCATGACGCCGGATGGACGTGTGCGGGTGATTGCCGGAAGGCCGATGCATTGCGCTACTGCTGGTGGCAGTGGAACGGGCACTGGTATGAGTACGGGCGTGAGCGGAAGTGTAGCTGCGGCACTAAATTACGATACCGATCTGGCCATTCATGCGACACTCGTAATGCCCCAAAGTATCGCGTTCGCTCCGTCCGGTGATCTGTACGTGGCTGAGAGTGACTCACAGCGCATCAATCGTATTCGTGTGATTGGAACGGATGGGAAGATTGCACCGTATGCTGGAGCTGAATCGAAGTGCAACTGTCTCGAGCGCGGCTGTGACTGTTACGAAGCGGATCACTATCTCGCGATCAGCGCAAAGTTTAACACCATCTCCGCCATTACTGTGACGCCGGATGGACATGTGCACATTGCCGATCAGGCGAACTATCGCATTCGGTCGGTTATTTCGAGCTTACCGGAAGCCGGCACCTCGAAGGAGTACGAAATCTATGCTCCAAATGCACAGGAGATCTACGTGTTCAATCGCTTTGGTCAGCATATTGCCACCAAGAACATCATGACCGGTGAAACGGTGTACAGCTTCCTGTACAATGTCAACACGTCGAACGGTAAGCTGAGCACGGTGACGGATGCAGCTGGTAACAAGGTGTTCCTGTTGCGTGATTACACCTCTCAGGTGAACTCGATCGAAAACACGAAGGGTCAGAAGTGCCGTCTACGTATGACTCGCATGAAGATGCTGCATGAGCTTAACACGCCGGATAACTACAACGTGACGTTCGAATATCACGGACCAACGGGGCTGCTGAAGACGAAGCTCGACTCGACGGGACGCTCGTACGTGTACAACTATGATGAGTTTGGACGATTGACATCGGCCGTCACACCAACCGGCAAGGTAATCGATCTTACATTCGATCTGAGCGTACAGGGTGCAACAGTAAAGGTCACGGAGAACTCACAACGTGAGGTGTCGATGTTGATCCAGGGATCATCGGTTGTGTCGAAGGTTGGAGAAGCCGCCACCAAGACGACGGTGCTCCTCGATGGAGGTACCACAAGCGTCTCGCCGTGGGGCAATGCAGTCTCTGTAGAGTCGGTACCGTACGTGCTGCTAGCGGAGGTAGATCCACTACTCGGTGAAAGCTATCCCGTTCCGTCGAAACAACGCACCGAGATTAATGGTGATCTTTCTAACCGTTTTGAATGGCGCTACTTCATCCGACATGTACCGGTACGGGGTAAGAACGCTCGCACATTGACGCAGGTCGGTAGAAAGCTTCGCGTGAATGGTGAAAATCTGCTCACATTCGAGTATGAAAAGGACACATCCTCAATCACGGTCTCGGTGGACGATAAGACGGAGCTGCTGAATGTCACGTACGATAAATCGTCACGCCCGATCGCCTACCGTCCACAGTCTGGCGAGTACGCTGATGTTGACCTCGAGTACGATCGTTTCGGACGGTTGATTTCGTGGAAGTGGGGTAACCTGAAGGAGGAATACACGTTCGATCGAGCTGGACGTCTAAACGAGATTAAGTACGGTGATGGTAGCTCAATTGTTTACGCGTTCAAGGACACGTTCAGTAGCCTTCCGCTGAAAGTGACAACACCGAGACGATCGGACTATCTGCTGCAGTACGATGATGCTGGTGCTTTGCAATCATTGACGACGCCACGTGGACATATCCATGCCTTTTCACTACAAACATCACTTGGGTTCTTCAAGTATCAGTACTACTCACCGATCAATCGTCATCCGTTTGAGATCCTGTACAGTGACGAGGGTCAAATACTGGCCAAGATTCATCCGCACCAGAGTGGTAAGGTGGCATTCGTCCACGATAGCGCTGGTCGACTAGAGACGGTACTTGCAGGATTGTCTTCCACGCAGTACACCTACCAGGAGAGTACGAGTCTGGTAAAGCAGGTTGAGGTACTCGAACCTGGCTTTGAGTTGCGCCGCGAGTTCAAGTATCATGCAGGTGTGCTGAAGGACGAGAAGCTGAAGTTCGGTTCGAAGAGTGGACTTGCATCGGCACACTTCAAATATCAGTACGATGGTAATGCGCGTCTCAGTGGCATCGAGATGGACGTTAATGGCAAGGAGCTACCGATCGTACGCTTCAAGTACGGACCAGCACAGGGCACACTGGACGCGGTTAGCGATCTCCGCATTACGCGTAATGCATTCAATCGCACAGTCGTGCAGGACACTTCCAAGCAATTCTTCACCATCACCGATTTTGATGAGCACGGTCGCGTTAAGAGTGTACTGATCAACATCAAATCGTTCGACGTGTACAGATTGGAGCTAGACTACGATCTGCGCAATAGGATCCGTACGCACAAGGTAATGGTCGGTCGCTCAACTTCCCTAGACAAGGTGAACTACAACGCGGATGGACACGTGATGGAGGTCGTTGGAACGAACAGCTGGAAGTATGTGTATGACGAGAATGGCAACATCATCGGAATACTGGAGCAGGGTGATAAGACTAACCTTGGCTATGATACGGGCGATCGTGTGGTACAAGTTGGAGATGTAGAGTTCAACAGCTACGATGCACGTGGTTACGTTGTGCGTCGAGGTGAGCAGAAGTATCGTTACAACAATCGCGGCCAACTGATACACGCGATGGAGCGCGACCGTTTCCAGACCTGGTACTTCTATGATGATCTCGGTCGTCTGGTGGCTTGTCACGATGAGAAGGGTAACGTCACGCAGTACTTCTACGCTAACCTGAACGCACCGGAACTGATCACTCATATCCATTACCCGAAAGCTGGACGTACCTCACGTTTGTTGTATGACGATCGTCATATGCTGATTGCGATCGAGACAGGTGATCAACGGTACTATGTAGCGACAGATCAGAATGGTTCCCCGATCGCATTGTTTGATATTGGTGGAGCTATTGTGAAGGAGATCCGACGAACTCCGTTCGGTAAAATCGTAAAAGACACTAACCCGGGACTGTTTGTACCGATCGACTTCCATGGTGGATTGCTTGATCCTAACACGCGGCTTGTGTACATGGAACAGCGCTTGTACGATACCGGTGTTGGCCAGTGGATGACACCGGCCTGGGAACAGCTGGCAACGGAGATGCGTCACCCGACGGATGTGTTCATCTATCGCTTCCACAACAACGATCCCATCAACCGGCGTGAACCGGAGGGTAACTACATGAACGATCTGCGCTCCTGGTTGAAGCTGTTCGGGTACGACGTTACGAAGATGCAGGGTTCTCGCTATACCCGTGACATGATCTATCGCCCAACCGCGACCATCAAGTCACCACAGCTCGCACCCGACTTTGGTGTCATGTCCGGGTTGCAGTGCATCGTCGAGAAGGTGGACGAGAAGTTTGCCGACTTTGGTTTCATTCCGAAGCCACTGCTGAAGATGGAGTTGAAGACACGCAATCTGCTACCCCGCGTTGCCTACCGACGTGGTGTGTTCGGCGAGGGTGTACTGATCTCGCGCATCGATGGCCGTGCGCTGGTTAGCGTGGTGGACGGCTCGAACAGTGTCGTGCAGGATGTGGTATCGTCCGTGTTCAATAACTCGCACTTCCTCGATCTGCACTTTAGCATCCACGATCAGGATGTGTTCTACTTCGTGAAGGACAATGTGATGAAGCTGCGTGACGACACGGAGGAACTCCGCCGGCTCGGTGGTATGTTTAACATTTCAGCACACGAAATCAACGACCATGGTGGGGCGAACGGTAAGGAGCTACGTCTGCACGGTCCGGATGCGGTCGTCATCATCAAGTACGGTGTCGATCCGGAACAGGAGCGTCACCGTATACTGAAGCATGCCCACAAGCGTGCCGTTGAGCGTGCCTGGGAACTGGAGAAGCAGCTCGTTGCGGCCGGTTTCCAGGGTCGTGGTGATTGGACCGAGGAGGAAAAGGAAGAACTCATCTCGCACGGTGACGTCGACGGGTGGATCGGTGTTGACATCCACAGCATCCACAAGTATCCGCAGCTAGCGGACGATCCTGGAAATGTAGCGTTCCAGCGTGACTCCAAGCGTAAGCGTCGGAAGAGCGGTGGAACGTCcagtggtggcggtggtggtagtCACAAGGCAAAGCGTGAACACCGCCACGAGACGATAATACTGCCGCTACCGGTGGCTTCGGTTGCACCGTCTCCATCGGTACCCACGTCCTCGATGTCTTCGGCGACATCGACTTCCGCGTCGGCAGCACCATCTgtaccgtcgtcgtcgtcgtcctcttCGCCAACTTCACCATCGTCCTCGGTACCGTCCTCGGTGCCGGCCGTCGTAGGCACTGCATCGGCCGCAACGGTACGACCGAGCGTTGCTACGTGA